CGCGCCGGAGTACTCGGTCATGTACCCTGCCACCAGCTCGCCGGGCGCTTCGGGCGTGTCGAACGGGTTTCGGCCGACCTCCGCGAGGTTCGCGGTCAGGAACAGCACGAACGCGAACGGGTTGACAAACGCGAACCACGACGGGATCGAGACGCCGGCGATCGTTACGAGCGCCTCGGTCTGCATCGCGACGATCTCGCTCAGTCGGAGCGTGCCGGCGAAGACGACGACCGACGCCGCGGTCACTACAAGGGGAATCTCGTAGGCGATGTTCTGGGCGAGCGCGCGCAACCCACCCAAAAACGAGTACTTGTTGTTCGAGGCGTAGCCCGACATCAACAGACCGAGCGACGCGATCGACGCTGCCGCGAACACGAACACGAACCCGGTTTCGGGGTCCGCGAGCTGGAGACCGGTCCCCAGCGGGATCACGGCGAACCCCAAAAGCGCCGAGAACGGCACGAGGAACGGCGCGATGTCGAACGCCGGCCGGTCCACGCTGTCGGGGATGATGACCTCCTTCGAGAGCAGCCGGACGGCGTCGGCCACGATGATCAGCAGTCCGAACGGGCCGACCCGATTGACCGCGATCCGATCCGTGAACGCCGCCGTGATCTTTCGCTTGCCCCAGATCCCCCCGACCGCCGCGAACGTCAGAAAGATCACCGCGATCAGTGACGCACCGACGATCCCGAAGATGAACTGGAGGCCCGGGTCGGGGTTGGCACCGAACCCGAGAAGCTGACTCAGCGTCTCGGGGAACGTCTGGCCACCGCCAGCCGCGCCGCCCGCGGAGGCGTTCGTGGCGTTCGTCGCATTGGCTGCGCCGGTCGCGTTCGTTGCGTTCGCTCCGCCGGTGGCGTTCGTCGCGTTGGTGGCGTTCGTGCCGTTCGCCGCCTGGAACAGGACCTCGCTCGGGCTCATCTATCGACCTCGCCGAGCACGATGTCGAGGCTCGCGAGCGACGCGATCAGGTCGGGGATGTACTCGCCCTCCGCGAGTTCGGGTAGCGTTTGGAGGTTCGAAAAGCACGGGCTTCGGATCTTGAACCGGGCGGGCTTGTCGGTCCCATCCGAGCGGATGTAGATGCCGAGCTCGCCCTTCGCGCCCTCGACTGCCCGGTAGATCTCCGCGTCCTCGTCCGGCCGAAGCGTCCGGGGAACGTTCGATTGGATCTCGCGGTCGTCCTCGGGCCAGTCCTCGAGCAGGTCGACACACTGCTCGATGATCCGTGCGGACTGCTCGACCTCCTGCATTCGACAGAGCACGCGGGCGTAGTTGTCGCCCTCCTCGGCGGTCACGACGTCCCAGTCGAGCTCTGGGTAGTAGCCGTAGGGATCGTCGCGCCGGAGGTCGTAGTCGACCCCCGAGGCGCGGGCGACTGGCCCCGTCGCCCCGTACTGTTTGGCCGTCTCGGCGTCGAGCACGCCCGTGTCGACACACCGAAGCTGGAAGATCTCGTTCGAGGTGATCAGGTCGTGATACTCGTCGAGCTTCTCGGGGAGCCCGTCGAGGAAGTCCCGGGTCTTCTCGAAGAACTCCTCGCGCGGTTCGGGCAGGTCCCACGCCACCCCACCGAGCCGCATGTAGTTGAACATCAGCCGCTGGCCCGTGAGGTCCTCGAGGATGTTCTCGACGACTTCGCGGTCCCGGAACGCGTACATGAAGGTTGCGGTGAACTCGCCGTAGACGTCGAGCGCAAAGGTGCCGAGCGCGAGCATGTGCGCCGCGATCCGGCAGAGCTCCGCCGACATGGTCCGAATGACCTGGGCGTACTCGGGCACGTCGAGATCCGCGAGGTCCTCGGCGGTCCGGGCGTACGCCCACTCGTTCAGGATGCCCGCCGAGACGTAGTCCCACCGATCGGGGTAGGGCATGATCTCGTGGCGGTACTTCCCGTTCTGGGCCATCTGCTCCTCACAGCGGTGGAGGTAGCCGATGTCGGGATCGACGTGGGCGACCTGCTCGCCGCTCAACACCGTCTCGACGTGGAGCACGCCGTGGGTCGCGGGGTGGTGCGGCCCGATGTTGAGGAACATCGTGTCCGAGCCGTCCTCGCTGTGGTCGTCGGCGATCGGGTTGGCGTGGGATTCGAGCGTGACGACCTGAGGCTTGTCCTGATTGTAATCCAGCCCCATCGGGTGGCCCTGCCACGTCTCGGGCAACAGGATCCGTCGGAGGTCGGGGTGGTCGTCGTACTCGATCCCCACGAGGTCGTAGGCCTCGCGCTCGTGCCAGTCCGCTGTTCGATACACTGGCTCCGCGCTCTGGCTCACCGGGTTCTCCCGGGGGGTCGGCACGACGACCGAGACCTCCTGGGTGGGATCCTCGTACTTCTTCAGGTGGTAGATCGACTCGAAGCGGTCCTCGTACTCCTCGGCGGTGACGTTCGAACAGTGATCGAACCCCGCCTCGTCGCGCAGCGCGAACAGCGCGTCCTGGACCTCGTCAGGCCTGACGACGAACGCCTCGGCGTTGCGGTGGGTCTCCCGACCGATCACGGTGTCGCCGAGCAGATCGGCGAGCGCGTCGTAGTCGAGGCCGTCGTCGGTGACGCCCACAGTTTGGGTTCGATCGCTGGGTCGTTCCAGACTCATGGCGAATCGTTCCAGTTGTACCGCATCACGAGCGTGTCCTCGTCGATGTCGTCGGCGAGTTTCGTCACGAGCTCGTCACGTTCGAGGTCGCCGAACTCTTCGAGTTCGTAGGGTTTCACGGTCACCGGGGCGGTCTCGCCCTCACCGATCCGCTCCTGGAGCTTGGCGACGCCGTAAACCAGGGCCTCGGGTCGCGGCGGACAGCCGGGCACGTGGATGTCGACCGGGATGATCTCCTCGGCTCCCTTCACGACGTTGTACCCCTGCTGGAACGGCCCACCCGAGATGGTACACGACCCCATCGAGACGACGAACTTCGGCTCGGGCATCTGGTCGTACACCCGCTTCATCCGCGGGCCGAACTTCGAGACGATGGTGCCGGGGACGATGATGACGTCTGCCTGGCGCGGCGAAGCACGCGGCACGCCCGCGCCGAAGCGGTCGAGATCGTGTTTCACCGCGTAGGTGTGCATCATCTCGATCGAACAGCACGCGATCCCGAACTGGAGCATGAACATCGAGGAGCTCCGGACCCAGTTCATGAACGAATCGAACTTCGTGAGGACGAACGGCGAGGAGCCGAACGCCTCCCGGAGCTTGGAGTTGAACCGGTTGTCGGTGCCCTCGCCCATCCGGGACTCCTGGGTGGTCTGTGCGTCCGCCTCTGCGTTCGTGAGTTGGCTATCGCTGCTCATTATCGTGTCCGGGTGCCGCTCGACCGTTCGTTCCGAATCCACTGTACCGCGCCGTTACGCCACGCCCACGCGAGGCCGACGACGAGCACGCCGATGAACACCAGCATCGGGACGAGCGCCGGGACGAGTCCCGCACTCGACACGGCGTCGCGGTAGATGACCGTCCACGGGAAGATCAGGACGGTCTCGATGTCGAAGATCACGAACAGCAGCGCGACCATGTAGTACTGGATGTTGAACCGGATGCGGGTGCTGCCCGTCGGGACCTCGCCCGACTCGTACACGGCGGATTTCCCCTGCTCGGGCACGCTGGGTCGCAGCAGGCTCGATGCGACGATCATCGTCAGCGGGACGGCGATCCCGACCACCGCCAGCGCGCCGATAGCTATCCACGGATTCATGTGATTTCTGGCTCGTGTTCGGGCTTTGGAGCGCACTCACATAAGGGTTGATTCTTCCCACCCGGCAGGCCGCTAACCGGACTCGCCACTCCACGGCCCAGCCGACCGAATCGGCTCACTCGTCCTCCCGAAACGCCTCGACACCCCGGTCGTGGAGGTCACGCGAAACGCGCGCGACGTCGGCCGTGAGATCCTCGTGGTAATCGATCAGTCGGTCTTCCAGTTCGTCGTGCTCGCGCGCGAGCATCTGGATCGCCGACAGCCCCGCGTTGAACGACTTGCCCGCGTCGACCGCGACGATCGGCGCGCCCGTCGGCATCCCGATGACCGAGTCGACCGACTTCTCTTGGACCGGGACGCCGATCGTCGGAATCGGGTACGCGATCGAGGCGACCATGTTCGGGAGATCTGCGGACTTTCCGCCCGCACCCGCGATGATCACGTCGAGTCCGCGCTCGCGGGCGGTCTCAGCGTAGGTGTACATCAGCCCTGGCGTTCGGTGGGCCGAAACCACGTAGCTCTCGAACGTGAATCGATTTTCGGGCGGATCGTCGACATCCGTGACTTCGGCGAAGCCGAGATCGAAGAGCGCCTCGTACGCGCCGTACATCGTGTCGAGGTCCGAGTCCGACCCCATCACGATCCCCACGTCGGGAGTGGTTTCGTCAGGGCGATCGCGGTCGGCCTCGCGTCCGAGCGAAGCCACGAGGTCGGCGATTTCGGTGGCGGCAGTCGTCTCGGTCGTGGCGGTCGTCTCCGGTGTCTCAGTCATGAATCGAAGGTACAGCCGTCGCGGAGTTCGCGGGCGCGTGCGAGCAAGTCGTTCGTGTCGGTATCCGTCCCATCAGCGAGCGTGACATGCCCGAGTTTCCGGAGCGGGCGCGCCTCGTGTTTGCCGTACCAGTGGAGGCTCGCGCCTGGTTCGGCGAGCACTCGATCGACGCCAGCGAGTTCGGCGGGTCGTGGCTCGTCCACGTCGCCGAGGAGATTGGTCATCACCGTCCGTCCGCGGCGATCGGTCGCGCCGAGCGGCCAGCCGAGGACCGCGCGGACGTGCTGTTCGAACTGGGAGGTCAGCGCGCCCTCGATGGTCCAGTGCCCGGAGTTGTGCGGCCGTGGGGCGATCTCGTTGACCGAGATTTCACCATCCGCTTCGAACAGTTCGATCCCGAACACGCCCCGACCGTCCATCAGGTCGAGAACGTCCCGCGCGACTGCTTTCGCACGCTCGCGGACGGCATCCGAAACGCGCGCCGGGACGATCGTCTCGCGGAGAATCTCCTCCTCGTGGACGTTCTCGCCGGGCGTGAACGTCCGTCTGTCGTCCGCACCGCGGACGCCGATGACCGAGAGTTCGCGCTCGAACGGCACGAACGCCTCGACCATCGCTTCACCCTCGATCGCCTCGAAGGCGGTCTCGACGCCGCCCGGCGACTCGATCGGGACGTTCCCGCGGCCGTCGTACCCGCCACGACGGGCTTTCAACATCGCGGGATAGCCGAGCTCGTCGAGCGCGTCGTGGAGGTCGGCGACCGACTCGACCGCACGGAACGGCGGGACGGGAACGCCAGCTTCCTCCAAGCGGCGCTTCTGGACGAGTTTGTCCTGGATCGTTCGGAGCGTGCCGGGGGCGGGATGCACGGGCGTGTCGAACTCCTCGCTCACCCGTTCGAGCAGGTCTGGATCGGCGAGTTCGATCTCGTAGGTCAGGACGTCGGCGCGCTCTGCGAGCGCGGCGACGGCGTCGGGGTCGTCGAAGTCGCCGTGGAGCGCGTCGCGGACGACGGGTGCGGCCGGCGGGTCGGGGGTCGGATCGCTCACGACGACCTCGACCCCGAGCGGCGCGGCGGCCTCGCCGAGCATCCGGCCGAGCTGGCCGCCGCCGACCACCCCCAGCGTCGGGCCTGGCGCAGTCGGTTGCATGGTGGCTCGGTTTTCGACTCGGGGGGTTAAGGATTCCCTTCGCTCCCGGCGGTGGCGTTCGCGGGGAGCCGGCTCGGATCGATGAAGAAGGTCGTGTTCGTCTTCCCGGTGTCCCGCGTCCGCACCACGTAGCTCCGCGCCTCGTAGCCGTCGAGGCGTGCCGCGAGGAACTCGCGGTCGGTGGTCAGCCCGATCACCACGGGAGGCGGGCTCCCCGCGACCTTCCGCTCGAACGCCGAGGCGTTCCGCGCACACGAGACGTTCACGTCGTGGATCTCGGTGTACCACGGGATCGGAAGGAGGTTGAACCACTTCGTGCAGCCCGGCTCCCTCGCGCCCGGCCGCTCGGCGACGAGGAACTCGCCGTACACCAGCACGTCGGTTCCCTCGTTGGTCGCGCTCACCGCGGCCATGTCGCGGATGGCTGGGTCGAAATCGTCCGCGGGCTGGGCGTACTGGACGAGCTCGTTGTCGTCGGACTGGGGGTCGAGGTAGACGTCCTCGGCCGCGACGACCGCGATCTGTCCGACGACCACGAGGAGGACGGCCGCCACCACGGCGACCCCGGCTCGACTGTCGGCGACGAGCGCCGCGCGGCCCAGGTCGAAGAGCGAGCCGACCCCGACCGCCGCCGCCACCGCGAGCGGGACGATCGCGTGGATCGTCGACCACGGAGCCATGATGTCGGTGACGAGCGGGTAGCCGAGCACGCTGACCGCACCCCAGTAGAAACAAAAGGCGACGAGGTCGCGCGGACGGTCGCCGGTGTAGCGGTCGACGAGGAAGCCGACGACCGCGAGCACCACCAGCGCGCCGGACCCGCGCGCGAGGGTCGCGAGGTAGTCGCCGAGATAGGGGAGGTACGCGTGGTCCTGATGGCTCCCGGCCACCCACAGCGAATAGAAGGCGTCCCACGAGCCGAGGGTCGCCTCCCCCACCACCGCCGGGAGCGCCGTGGGGTCGGCGAGAAATGTGTCGAACCCCGGGTCGTCGGTGCCTCGTGGCGCGTAAAAGAAGACCACGACCGCGAGGAACTCGACCGCGCCGACGAGGAGATGTGGCGTCCACGTCCGAAGCGTCCGGCGAACCCACACGACGCGCCGTCGGAGCGCCGTCCGCCACGGCCGGCCGAACCCACGATTCAGGAACAGTCGGTGATCCGCGAGGAGGACGAGTGCGCCGAGCCACGTCACCAGAGTGATCACGACGTTCTCCTTGGTGGTGAACGCGAGCGCGAGCGTGAGGACACCTGCGTGGAACCAGCGCGCGCGGTGGGTGTCGATCGCCCGAACGAAAAAGGCGAGAGCGAACAGCGAGAAGACCGCGAGCGGGAGATCGCTCCGCATGAACCGCGAGTAGTAGAGCAACACCGGGTCGACGGCGAGGAAGACGGCGAGTGCGACCGTTTCGGTGTTTCGGAGTCGGTCGCGGAAGAGCAGTGCGACGAGCGGGAGCGCGGCTCCGAGGAGGGCGACGACGAGCCGCATCGTGACGTCGTTCGGGCCGAGGAGGTCGAAGAGAGGCGCGTTCACCTGGTGGAGGAACGGGCCGTGGATGATCGGGCGGTACTCGAACGTGCCCGTCTCGGCGTAGTTCAGGATCCAGTACCCGACTCGGGCCTCGTCCCAGTGGGCGATCCGGTCGCCGAGGAAGGCGAGCCGCGCGACCAAGCCAAGCGCGACGACGGCGACGACGGCGAGTGTGACCCGACCGCGGGACGCGTCGCCGCCTGTCGCCTCCATGTCCCATTCACGAACGGGCAGCGCATAGGAGCGTTTCGTTCGCGCGGTCGGCAGAGCTATCGCCGAACGGTAGCTCTTTCACGGGGGCTCGCCACCCGCCCACATGCACAGTCTCGGACTGGTCGTCGCCCAGTTCTACGGCGACCTCGCGACGGAGATGGAGGAGTACGCCCACGAGGCCGCGGCCGAGCGCGGGGCCGAGATCGCCGATACGGTCCCGGTGCCCGGCGCGTACGACGCGCCGCTCGCGGCCGACCGACTCGCGCGCCGGGAGTCGATCGCGGCGGTCGCGGTGCTCGGCGCGATCGTCTCGGGCGACACCGACCACGATCAGGTGATCGCCCGGTCGGCGGCGAAGGGCCTGACCGACGTGAGCCTCGATCGCGACAAACCCGTGACCTTCGGCGTGGTCGGTCCTGGCATGAGCAGCGCCGAGGCACGCGAGCGCGCCGACAAGGGTGCCGAAGCCGTCGAGACCGCCGTCGACATGGTGGAGGCACTCGCATGAGCGAGTTCGCCGCCCGTGTCGAACGCGTCGAACCGAGCGCGACGCTCGCGATCAGCAATCTTGCGGGGGAGCTCGAAGCCGACGGCGTCGACGTCGTCGACCTCAGTGTGGGCGAGCCCGACTTCCCGACACCCGAGAACATCGTCGAGGCCGGCAAGGACGCGATGGACGCCGGCCACACCGGGTACACTTCCTCCAACGGAATTCCCGAACTCAAGGAGGCGATCGCCGACAAGCTCGCTGACGACGGACTCGACTACGCTACCGACGAGATCATCGTCACGCCGGGCGGCAAGCAGGCGCTCTTCGAGACGTTCCAGACGCTGATCGACGACGGCGATGAAGTCTGTCTGCTCGATCCGGCGTGGGTCTCCTACGAGGCGATGGTGAAACTCGCCGGCGGATCGCTCTCGCGGGTCGATCTCACGCCGTACGACCTCCAGCTCGAACCCGCGCTCGACGATCTCGCCGCGGCGGTTTCGGACGACACCGAACTCCTCGTGGTGAACTCGCCGTCGAACCCGACCGGAGCCGTCTACTCCGACGCGGCGCTCGAAGGCGTTCGCGATCTCGCGGTCGAGCACGACATCACTACTATCTCCGACGAGATCTACAAGGAGATCACCTACGGCGTCGAACCGACGAGCCTCGGCACTCTGGAGGGGATGGCCGATCGAACGGTCACGATCAACGGGTTCTCGAAGGCGTACTCGATGACGGGCTGGCGGCTCGGCTATCTGGCTGCGCCCGAAGCGCTCGTCGGCCAGGCCGCGAAACTCCACTCCCACTCGGTCTCGTGTGCGACGAACTTCGTTCAGCACGCGGGCGTCGAGGCGCTCGAAAACACCGACCGGGCGGTCGCACAGATGACCGAGGCGTTCGAGGAGCGCCGTGACCTGCTGGCTGATCTACTGGCCGACCACGGCATCGAGGTCTCGAAGTCGGAAGGGGCGTTCTACATGATGGTTCCCGTGGATGAGGACGACCAACGGTGGTGTGAGGACGCACTCGAAGGCCCGAACGTGGCGACGACGCCCGGCAGCGCGTTCGGCACGCCAGGCTACGCCCGCTTCTCGTACGCCAACAGCCAGGAACGGCTGCGCGAGGCGGTCGACCGGCTGGCCGACGAAGGGCTCTTCTAAGCCGCCGAATCCCGTCGGGCCAGTTGGCCGACGGCCCGTCCGGGAACGGCCAGCACGACCGCTACCAGATAGTATGCCGCGAGCAAAAGACCGACGTTCAGCGGGAAGGTCGCTTCGAGCAACGTCGGGATCGGCAGCGTTCGTGCGACGAGGATGCTGACGATGATGCCGATCTCCGGAACGATGCCGAGGACATAACTGATGGCGGAGAAGCCAGTACCCTGTGTGACGATCACGGCTCCCGTCAGCACCAACTGAAGCCCAAGTAGTGCCGCAACGCTCCGGTGGGCGAACAGTCGGTGAACCGTGACCACGACGCGCGTCATACTGAATCATACGTTCGTGCGTTCAAAACAGTTACGCTCGCCGATACGAAACCAGTCAGTCGGCTTCAGCACTGTCGTCCTCGCTCTCGGGAAACGAGGGCGTGATCGGCCGACCGATGTGATTTCCAAAGAGCCACTCCGACCACCCGAGTTCGAGCACGCGACAGTCCCGGTTCTGGATCCGGCGGTCGCGGGTCTGGCTGTAGTTCAAGAGGGCGACGAACACGACGCCGCCGACGGTGTTGCCGAGCGTCGCAGGCGCGAGGAAGTGCGTGAGGAACGCCCACAGCGACTCCTCGCCGTTGAACACGACGTACAGAGTTTCGGCCGACCCGACGATGCAGTGGGCGAGCTCCGCGGCCCCCACGGCGTAGGCGAGCGCGAAGACGACCAGCACCCGGGCCGCGGTGTCGCGGGCAGCGTGGATCAGCCACACCATCCCGGCGATCAGCACGCCCGCGAACACCCCTTTCCAGAAGATATCGGCCCACGACAGCTCGAAGAAGTGGTGGCCGATCTCGCTGGCGGCCGCCGCTGCCTCCGGTGAGAGCACGCCCGTGTTGGCGAGCACGTACGCGCTCGCCGCCACCCCCAGAATGTTCGCCGCGAACACCACGCCCCAGATCCGGAGGAGTGCGGGGATCGAGGCGATCCGCGTGAGGACGAGGGTCACGGGCGTGAGCGTGTTCTCGGTGAACAGCTGGTAGCTCCCGAGTACGACGAACAGGAACCCCAACGGGTAGAGGAGATAGCCCGCCGCCGACGCCGAGCCGTCACCGCCGAGCAGCGCGGTCAGCGCGGCCACGCCCACGAAGGAGAGACTCATCGCGAACCCGGCCGCGAGCCCGCTCAGAAACAGCAGCCGCTTGTTCTGGCTGAACTCCTCGTCGGCGGTCGCCACCACCCGCTGGAAGATTTCGTCGGCCGAGAACCGATCCCGGACCGCGGAGCCGGCCGCCGGCGCGCCCCGTTCGGACTGATCGAGCGTCTCGCGCAGGTCGTCCCGAGAGGCCCCGCCGCCGTCAGGTGTCGCGCGCGAGACGTTCGAGAGATCGCCGGCGTCGACGAGCGCATCGAGCAGCGCGTCGAAGCTGTATCGGCCCTCGTAGCGCTCGCCGTCGATGAAAAACGTCGGCGCGCTGTTGACGCCGCTCTCGATCCCGCTCTCGAAGTCCGCACGGACCCGATCTTCGTGGTCGTTCTCGTCGAGTTCCCGGGCGAAGCGCTCGGTGTCGAGGTCGAGCGCGTCGGCGTGCGCTTCGAGGTCCTCGGCGGCGAGCGCGTCCTGATGCTCGTACAGACGATCGTACATCGGCCAGAACGCGTCCTGTGCAGCGGCGACCTCCGCGGCTTCGGCGGCCTGTTTCGCGTTGGGTCGCACCTCGGTCAGCGGGAAGTGGCGATAGACGTATTTGAGATCATCGTCGAGACGGTCCAGCAGCTGTTCGATGATCGGGTGGACGGTCGCACAGTTCGGGCACTCGAAGTCGCCGTACTGGACGAGCGTGACGGCGGCGTCGTCCGGGCCCCGCGTGTGGTCGTCCTCGGACACCGGCTCGGCG
This sequence is a window from Halococcus agarilyticus. Protein-coding genes within it:
- a CDS encoding complex I subunit 1/NuoH family protein, with product MSPSEVLFQAANGTNATNATNATGGANATNATGAANATNATNASAGGAAGGGQTFPETLSQLLGFGANPDPGLQFIFGIVGASLIAVIFLTFAAVGGIWGKRKITAAFTDRIAVNRVGPFGLLIIVADAVRLLSKEVIIPDSVDRPAFDIAPFLVPFSALLGFAVIPLGTGLQLADPETGFVFVFAAASIASLGLLMSGYASNNKYSFLGGLRALAQNIAYEIPLVVTAASVVVFAGTLRLSEIVAMQTEALVTIAGVSIPSWFAFVNPFAFVLFLTANLAEVGRNPFDTPEAPGELVAGYMTEYSGAYFVLLYLGEFLHIFLGGAIVATLFLGGPAGPVLPGIVWMLLKILAVYLFTQWARSAIPRVRIDQLIEIGWKGLLVMSFANLVLTAIIVGFIA
- a CDS encoding NADH-quinone oxidoreductase subunit D, with protein sequence MSLERPSDRTQTVGVTDDGLDYDALADLLGDTVIGRETHRNAEAFVVRPDEVQDALFALRDEAGFDHCSNVTAEEYEDRFESIYHLKKYEDPTQEVSVVVPTPRENPVSQSAEPVYRTADWHEREAYDLVGIEYDDHPDLRRILLPETWQGHPMGLDYNQDKPQVVTLESHANPIADDHSEDGSDTMFLNIGPHHPATHGVLHVETVLSGEQVAHVDPDIGYLHRCEEQMAQNGKYRHEIMPYPDRWDYVSAGILNEWAYARTAEDLADLDVPEYAQVIRTMSAELCRIAAHMLALGTFALDVYGEFTATFMYAFRDREVVENILEDLTGQRLMFNYMRLGGVAWDLPEPREEFFEKTRDFLDGLPEKLDEYHDLITSNEIFQLRCVDTGVLDAETAKQYGATGPVARASGVDYDLRRDDPYGYYPELDWDVVTAEEGDNYARVLCRMQEVEQSARIIEQCVDLLEDWPEDDREIQSNVPRTLRPDEDAEIYRAVEGAKGELGIYIRSDGTDKPARFKIRSPCFSNLQTLPELAEGEYIPDLIASLASLDIVLGEVDR
- a CDS encoding NADH-quinone oxidoreductase subunit B; protein product: MSSDSQLTNAEADAQTTQESRMGEGTDNRFNSKLREAFGSSPFVLTKFDSFMNWVRSSSMFMLQFGIACCSIEMMHTYAVKHDLDRFGAGVPRASPRQADVIIVPGTIVSKFGPRMKRVYDQMPEPKFVVSMGSCTISGGPFQQGYNVVKGAEEIIPVDIHVPGCPPRPEALVYGVAKLQERIGEGETAPVTVKPYELEEFGDLERDELVTKLADDIDEDTLVMRYNWNDSP
- a CDS encoding NADH-quinone oxidoreductase subunit A, coding for MNPWIAIGALAVVGIAVPLTMIVASSLLRPSVPEQGKSAVYESGEVPTGSTRIRFNIQYYMVALLFVIFDIETVLIFPWTVIYRDAVSSAGLVPALVPMLVFIGVLVVGLAWAWRNGAVQWIRNERSSGTRTR
- the purE gene encoding 5-(carboxyamino)imidazole ribonucleotide mutase, translating into MTETPETTATTETTAATEIADLVASLGREADRDRPDETTPDVGIVMGSDSDLDTMYGAYEALFDLGFAEVTDVDDPPENRFTFESYVVSAHRTPGLMYTYAETARERGLDVIIAGAGGKSADLPNMVASIAYPIPTIGVPVQEKSVDSVIGMPTGAPIVAVDAGKSFNAGLSAIQMLAREHDELEDRLIDYHEDLTADVARVSRDLHDRGVEAFREDE
- a CDS encoding 5-(carboxyamino)imidazole ribonucleotide synthase, which produces MQPTAPGPTLGVVGGGQLGRMLGEAAAPLGVEVVVSDPTPDPPAAPVVRDALHGDFDDPDAVAALAERADVLTYEIELADPDLLERVSEEFDTPVHPAPGTLRTIQDKLVQKRRLEEAGVPVPPFRAVESVADLHDALDELGYPAMLKARRGGYDGRGNVPIESPGGVETAFEAIEGEAMVEAFVPFERELSVIGVRGADDRRTFTPGENVHEEEILRETIVPARVSDAVRERAKAVARDVLDLMDGRGVFGIELFEADGEISVNEIAPRPHNSGHWTIEGALTSQFEQHVRAVLGWPLGATDRRGRTVMTNLLGDVDEPRPAELAGVDRVLAEPGASLHWYGKHEARPLRKLGHVTLADGTDTDTNDLLARARELRDGCTFDS
- a CDS encoding flippase activity-associated protein Agl23 produces the protein MEATGGDASRGRVTLAVVAVVALGLVARLAFLGDRIAHWDEARVGYWILNYAETGTFEYRPIIHGPFLHQVNAPLFDLLGPNDVTMRLVVALLGAALPLVALLFRDRLRNTETVALAVFLAVDPVLLYYSRFMRSDLPLAVFSLFALAFFVRAIDTHRARWFHAGVLTLALAFTTKENVVITLVTWLGALVLLADHRLFLNRGFGRPWRTALRRRVVWVRRTLRTWTPHLLVGAVEFLAVVVFFYAPRGTDDPGFDTFLADPTALPAVVGEATLGSWDAFYSLWVAGSHQDHAYLPYLGDYLATLARGSGALVVLAVVGFLVDRYTGDRPRDLVAFCFYWGAVSVLGYPLVTDIMAPWSTIHAIVPLAVAAAVGVGSLFDLGRAALVADSRAGVAVVAAVLLVVVGQIAVVAAEDVYLDPQSDDNELVQYAQPADDFDPAIRDMAAVSATNEGTDVLVYGEFLVAERPGAREPGCTKWFNLLPIPWYTEIHDVNVSCARNASAFERKVAGSPPPVVIGLTTDREFLAARLDGYEARSYVVRTRDTGKTNTTFFIDPSRLPANATAGSEGNP
- the ribH gene encoding 6,7-dimethyl-8-ribityllumazine synthase gives rise to the protein MHSLGLVVAQFYGDLATEMEEYAHEAAAERGAEIADTVPVPGAYDAPLAADRLARRESIAAVAVLGAIVSGDTDHDQVIARSAAKGLTDVSLDRDKPVTFGVVGPGMSSAEARERADKGAEAVETAVDMVEALA
- a CDS encoding pyridoxal phosphate-dependent aminotransferase; this encodes MSEFAARVERVEPSATLAISNLAGELEADGVDVVDLSVGEPDFPTPENIVEAGKDAMDAGHTGYTSSNGIPELKEAIADKLADDGLDYATDEIIVTPGGKQALFETFQTLIDDGDEVCLLDPAWVSYEAMVKLAGGSLSRVDLTPYDLQLEPALDDLAAAVSDDTELLVVNSPSNPTGAVYSDAALEGVRDLAVEHDITTISDEIYKEITYGVEPTSLGTLEGMADRTVTINGFSKAYSMTGWRLGYLAAPEALVGQAAKLHSHSVSCATNFVQHAGVEALENTDRAVAQMTEAFEERRDLLADLLADHGIEVSKSEGAFYMMVPVDEDDQRWCEDALEGPNVATTPGSAFGTPGYARFSYANSQERLREAVDRLADEGLF
- a CDS encoding formate/nitrite transporter family protein, producing the protein MSRRDTNGSTAAQGLAEPVSEDDHTRGPDDAAVTLVQYGDFECPNCATVHPIIEQLLDRLDDDLKYVYRHFPLTEVRPNAKQAAEAAEVAAAQDAFWPMYDRLYEHQDALAAEDLEAHADALDLDTERFARELDENDHEDRVRADFESGIESGVNSAPTFFIDGERYEGRYSFDALLDALVDAGDLSNVSRATPDGGGASRDDLRETLDQSERGAPAAGSAVRDRFSADEIFQRVVATADEEFSQNKRLLFLSGLAAGFAMSLSFVGVAALTALLGGDGSASAAGYLLYPLGFLFVVLGSYQLFTENTLTPVTLVLTRIASIPALLRIWGVVFAANILGVAASAYVLANTGVLSPEAAAAASEIGHHFFELSWADIFWKGVFAGVLIAGMVWLIHAARDTAARVLVVFALAYAVGAAELAHCIVGSAETLYVVFNGEESLWAFLTHFLAPATLGNTVGGVVFVALLNYSQTRDRRIQNRDCRVLELGWSEWLFGNHIGRPITPSFPESEDDSAEAD